In Sinorhizobium mexicanum, one DNA window encodes the following:
- a CDS encoding MFS transporter codes for MAASLAVSGWRSIFVALGLLGLANSYLVWCRLPETSERNRHDAPPLMKSYGKLLRSPRFIGFVLGGSFATTAIYAFVSAAPFIFVQQLHRPPHEVGAYLALNFLGTWIGSLAASRLIGRVPPRMLLDGGNLIGCFGTVLFLLLFLRIASPFPVSCCR; via the coding sequence TTGGCCGCATCGCTTGCCGTTTCCGGCTGGCGCAGCATCTTCGTGGCGCTGGGCCTGCTCGGTTTGGCGAATTCCTATCTCGTCTGGTGTCGTCTGCCGGAAACGTCGGAGCGAAACCGACACGACGCGCCGCCGCTTATGAAAAGTTATGGCAAGCTGCTGCGTTCGCCACGCTTCATCGGCTTCGTGCTTGGCGGAAGCTTCGCGACGACCGCCATCTATGCCTTCGTAAGCGCTGCGCCCTTCATTTTTGTCCAGCAGTTGCACCGTCCCCCGCATGAGGTCGGCGCCTATCTCGCTCTCAACTTTCTCGGCACCTGGATTGGAAGCCTCGCCGCGAGCCGGCTGATCGGCAGAGTTCCTCCGCGCATGCTTCTTGACGGCGGCAACCTGATCGGTTGCTTCGGAACTGTGTTGTTTCTGCTCTTGTTCTTGCGGATCGCCTCACCGTTTCCGGTGTCGTGCTGCCGATGA
- a CDS encoding Imm27 family immunity protein, which yields MRSSDEYIGGEALSRAKSLTKVKVDSDNWETEYRDEATGEIWILDYPHSEQHGGGSPRLRKTRP from the coding sequence ATGCGTAGCAGCGACGAGTATATTGGGGGAGAAGCTCTTTCGCGCGCAAAGAGCCTCACTAAAGTTAAAGTTGACTCTGATAATTGGGAGACAGAGTATAGGGACGAAGCAACGGGGGAGATTTGGATTCTCGATTACCCCCACTCTGAACAACATGGTGGCGGAAGTCCCAGGCTGCGAAAAACGCGACCATAA
- a CDS encoding BA14K family protein — MKRIGALLIAAATAFAGAAPAQALPVSMVTVPDLSAQGVDLIHHKPGHRGGPKHARGYGRYGGPRYSAGPRYGYYNGYRGYRSYRHGYHRHNDGWWYPLAAFGTGLIIGGAIASPPRPAYSNSNSAHVDWCYSRYRSYSAYDNTFQPYYGPRQQCISPYY; from the coding sequence ATGAAGAGGATTGGTGCATTGTTAATCGCGGCGGCTACGGCATTTGCGGGCGCGGCCCCAGCCCAGGCGCTGCCTGTTTCAATGGTTACGGTGCCGGATTTGAGCGCTCAGGGCGTGGACTTGATCCACCACAAGCCCGGCCACCGTGGCGGCCCGAAGCACGCGCGTGGGTACGGCAGATACGGCGGCCCGCGATACAGCGCCGGTCCGCGCTACGGCTACTACAATGGCTACCGGGGTTATCGATCCTATCGACATGGCTACCATCGGCACAATGACGGATGGTGGTATCCACTCGCAGCGTTTGGAACAGGACTGATTATCGGCGGAGCGATTGCGTCGCCACCGCGTCCGGCCTACTCGAACTCAAACTCGGCCCACGTTGACTGGTGCTACTCGCGTTACCGTTCGTATAGTGCCTACGACAACACATTCCAGCCCTACTATGGGCCGCGTCAGCAGTGCATTTCGCCGTACTATTGA
- a CDS encoding L,D-transpeptidase has protein sequence MRKPQDQKLSFGGLSDSSYVLSRRAVLSGLGVMTLLGASGCSQTLELPSLGTVEPSGGMPPVGVDRMSTGSIPLVSIDSNITDNGTMYASLIDNGFVIPAVPFQKVKPEFRRQIVLDPTGEAPGTIVVRLNERHLYWVQEGGEAIRYGVGIGKAGFEWNGRAEIQYTKQWPTWTPPKEMIARKPELVKWSGGQPGGLDNPLGARAHYIYKDGRDTGYRVHGSPEWWSIGTQASSGCVRMINQDVIDLYNRVKASPTRVPIVVA, from the coding sequence ATGCGTAAGCCGCAAGATCAGAAGCTGTCCTTTGGCGGCCTGTCGGACTCCAGCTATGTCCTTTCCCGGCGCGCTGTGCTTTCAGGCCTCGGTGTCATGACTTTATTGGGCGCCTCCGGCTGTTCGCAGACGCTCGAACTTCCGTCTCTGGGAACAGTCGAGCCGTCCGGTGGTATGCCGCCTGTGGGCGTTGACCGCATGTCGACCGGTTCAATCCCACTGGTCAGCATTGACAGCAACATCACCGACAATGGCACGATGTATGCCTCGCTGATCGACAATGGCTTCGTGATCCCCGCAGTCCCATTCCAGAAGGTCAAGCCGGAATTCCGTCGTCAGATCGTCCTCGATCCGACGGGAGAAGCGCCAGGCACAATCGTGGTGCGGCTCAACGAGCGGCATCTCTATTGGGTACAGGAAGGCGGGGAAGCGATCCGTTACGGCGTCGGCATCGGCAAGGCCGGCTTCGAATGGAACGGCCGCGCGGAGATCCAGTACACAAAACAGTGGCCGACCTGGACGCCGCCGAAAGAGATGATCGCGCGCAAGCCGGAGCTGGTGAAATGGTCGGGTGGTCAGCCGGGCGGGCTCGACAACCCTCTCGGCGCCCGCGCGCACTATATCTACAAGGACGGCCGCGACACTGGTTATCGCGTGCACGGCTCACCCGAGTGGTGGAGCATCGGCACTCAGGCGTCTTCCGGTTGCGTTCGCATGATCAACCAGGACGTCATCGATCTCTACAATCGGGTCAAGGCGTCTCCGACCAGAGTCCCGATCGTGGTGGCGTGA